A window of Candidatus Dependentiae bacterium genomic DNA:
TGAAATTATGAAAATTTCAACAATAAGCGATCCAAGCTCGACCAACAGAGTAAACGTTTTTCGTGAAGATAAAGTAATTCCTAAAGACGTGGAACTTATTCTTCAACAAGCTCCACTCAGAACAAGTAATTATTTTACCGTTCCAAGCATTCTTGAAACCCCGGAAGAATAAACATGAACCCATTTTCAACAATCAAAGATCTTAAAGAACAAATAAAAAACAAATCTATTTCGGCAAACGAAGCTCTTTCTTTTTTTCAAAAAAGAACCCAGCAACTAAACGAAAAACTTAATGCGTTCACTCATATTTTTGAACCAGAAAAACTTTCCACCGATAACTCTAGCCACTTTTCACTCGCAGGGATTCCTGGAATCATCAAAGCAAATATCGCGGTAAA
This region includes:
- the gatC gene encoding Asp-tRNA(Asn)/Glu-tRNA(Gln) amidotransferase subunit GatC, yielding MDIKREEILKLAELSMLSFSDKEIDSLGKDFREFIVHINEIMKISTISDPSSTNRVNVFREDKVIPKDVELILQQAPLRTSNYFTVPSILETPEE